Proteins found in one Paenibacillus borealis genomic segment:
- a CDS encoding CBS domain-containing protein, whose amino-acid sequence MTTASTTDLSAIIRQAPAVLPSLTCRETLRVLFQHPESKCIVVRSSSNEPVGLIMCERFFLKATGRMGMDRFYHEPVSQLMNRKPLVADISTSAELLWAEAMQRPEPMRNDCIIVTDQGRIAGILHPAELLH is encoded by the coding sequence ATGACTACAGCATCAACAACCGACCTGTCCGCGATCATCCGCCAAGCTCCGGCTGTTCTGCCTTCCCTTACCTGCCGCGAGACCCTGAGGGTGCTGTTCCAGCATCCGGAATCCAAATGCATCGTCGTCCGCAGCAGCAGCAATGAACCCGTAGGACTGATTATGTGCGAACGTTTCTTCCTCAAGGCTACAGGACGGATGGGAATGGACAGATTCTACCACGAACCTGTATCTCAGCTGATGAACCGCAAGCCTCTGGTAGCCGATATCTCCACCTCTGCAGAATTACTCTGGGCCGAAGCCATGCAGCGTCCCGAACCGATGAGAAACGACTGCATTATCGTGACCGATCAAGGCCGGATTGCCGGTATCCTTCACCCTGCGGAGCTGCTGCACTGA
- a CDS encoding DL-endopeptidase inhibitor IseA family protein has translation MNKKMLIGSLALSLGLVSAGSGAFAASPAGGIEGVRTVAVSAPGKEGPATINNLTEKSIIPLMVHAKAIYTYASRGGSAFNPELFHYNTVEYRYLSSDLGSKQQLMNYIKRAYTHNAAAFYLQTQFLEYNGRMAQPNVDLGNTLDYSRATARMVSKTALTAVFELSVPPVGTTGVNENVVVKLKKVSGYWRIDVSPDTVF, from the coding sequence ATGAACAAAAAAATGTTGATCGGTTCATTAGCACTATCACTGGGTCTGGTTTCGGCGGGAAGCGGGGCATTCGCGGCTTCGCCGGCGGGAGGAATAGAAGGGGTACGAACAGTAGCGGTGTCTGCGCCCGGCAAGGAGGGTCCGGCTACGATCAATAATCTGACCGAGAAGAGTATTATTCCGCTCATGGTTCACGCGAAGGCAATCTATACGTATGCAAGCCGGGGAGGCAGTGCATTCAATCCAGAGCTGTTTCATTATAATACGGTAGAGTACCGTTACCTTTCCAGTGACCTTGGCAGCAAGCAGCAGCTGATGAACTATATTAAAAGAGCATATACCCACAACGCCGCAGCCTTCTATCTGCAGACACAATTCCTTGAGTACAACGGTAGAATGGCACAGCCTAATGTAGACCTGGGCAACACGCTGGATTACAGCAGAGCCACAGCCCGGATGGTATCAAAAACTGCGCTGACCGCAGTATTCGAGCTCAGTGTACCGCCAGTAGGGACGACTGGTGTTAATGAGAATGTAGTGGTGAAGCTGAAGAAGGTAAGCGGCTACTGGAGAATTGATGTCTCACCGGATACGGTGTTTTAG
- the pilO gene encoding type 4a pilus biogenesis protein PilO, giving the protein MEQINKYRSSIVLGLLVLFLILFAFYMFAIRPVNNDIALQDNEFSMLQQEKEILANKINELKSAEAGPDSSEDTALAAIPQGDDSEGLILDLKSIGNSSHARLKDIGFSLTETNGISAWTGIPPEATGSLKEIKMAAIVEGGYTEIHEWLKQLHDLPRIITVDSFSFQQPYEFPTLTKPGSILTANVSFTAYYEAEAAAAQPQ; this is encoded by the coding sequence ATGGAACAAATCAATAAATACCGTTCGTCCATCGTACTCGGGTTGCTCGTTTTGTTCCTGATTCTGTTTGCCTTCTATATGTTCGCGATACGCCCGGTGAATAACGACATAGCCCTGCAAGACAATGAGTTCTCGATGCTTCAGCAGGAAAAGGAAATTCTGGCGAATAAGATCAATGAGCTTAAAAGTGCAGAAGCTGGACCGGATTCAAGTGAAGACACTGCCTTGGCAGCAATCCCCCAGGGCGATGACAGCGAAGGGTTGATTCTGGATTTGAAGAGCATTGGCAACAGCTCCCACGCCAGATTGAAGGATATTGGATTCTCGCTAACAGAGACTAATGGAATTAGCGCATGGACGGGGATCCCCCCGGAGGCTACCGGTAGCCTGAAAGAAATTAAAATGGCAGCCATTGTAGAAGGCGGCTATACAGAGATTCACGAATGGTTAAAGCAGCTGCATGACCTTCCGCGTATCATCACTGTAGACTCCTTTTCCTTTCAGCAGCCATACGAATTCCCTACATTGACGAAACCGGGCAGTATTCTGACGGCAAATGTGTCCTTTACCGCTTACTATGAAGCTGAAGCAGCAGCTGCACAGCCTCAGTAA
- the pilM gene encoding pilus assembly protein PilM gives MFGLGHRAAGISIEQTGIRYISFKNNNKQVHKKKFISLLPGMIVENQIADREALLDRLKQWVKNKGLRGSVVDLSIPPSQMIVRKMMIPSIGEKQIDQLVKLEVETGLHLPFENPVYDYVITDQDEGQSQLIIFAAPRKVVQDYVDVLEAAGLRIRSVEVTATALARSIVAGYGHEFSETMLIHLEQSLLDIYMFRSGNPVFMRTISLVDLTHEQPLNLQKELPFLAESEVAAASQEYLSTEQVVEITAEISRMLSFYQYSLHDGSTRITEMLITGSPEMRVQLQQELQLALPEMAIAPIAVDQFSQGAKPDSSLNDYRIAAGAALRDNKIRSINLLPREDRETIVFPYFAISLAAIWILGVAGTGILYASAQGQYTERSEQIQAYQDQNAMLQAELAGLNNSNPSSGSLDRAAVIEAMSANRADAAAVLDELQAGLPYGGVIRDINYSYHGEIALSLNFTAMEHSTIYLTALRQMSFSKGASIQKLTEGTQNTGNSIAKYTAVYRVDMAPVAELNADAQAPAEGGTDSNGTNQ, from the coding sequence ATGTTTGGATTAGGTCACAGAGCGGCCGGTATCTCCATTGAGCAGACTGGAATCCGCTATATCAGCTTCAAGAATAACAATAAGCAGGTTCATAAAAAGAAATTCATCTCCCTGCTTCCGGGGATGATTGTAGAGAATCAGATCGCTGACAGGGAGGCTCTGCTTGACCGGTTGAAGCAATGGGTCAAAAATAAGGGCCTGCGCGGCAGTGTAGTGGATCTGTCGATTCCTCCCTCACAAATGATTGTCCGTAAGATGATGATTCCCAGTATCGGCGAAAAACAGATTGACCAGCTTGTGAAGCTGGAGGTTGAAACCGGCCTGCATCTGCCGTTCGAGAATCCGGTATATGATTATGTGATTACCGATCAGGATGAGGGCCAAAGCCAGTTAATCATTTTTGCGGCTCCGCGTAAGGTCGTTCAGGATTATGTGGATGTTCTCGAAGCTGCCGGTCTGCGGATCAGGAGTGTAGAAGTAACAGCCACTGCGCTTGCGCGAAGTATTGTGGCAGGTTATGGACATGAATTCAGTGAGACGATGCTGATTCACCTGGAGCAATCTTTGCTGGATATTTATATGTTCCGCAGTGGTAATCCTGTGTTCATGAGAACCATTAGCCTGGTCGATCTGACGCATGAGCAGCCGCTGAACCTCCAAAAGGAGCTGCCATTCCTGGCTGAATCCGAAGTTGCAGCTGCTTCACAGGAATACCTCTCTACCGAGCAAGTCGTAGAAATAACAGCAGAAATTTCCCGTATGCTCAGCTTCTATCAGTACAGTCTGCATGACGGCTCCACACGTATCACTGAGATGCTGATTACCGGGTCTCCGGAGATGCGGGTTCAGCTGCAGCAGGAACTTCAATTAGCGCTTCCGGAGATGGCAATCGCACCAATCGCAGTGGACCAATTCTCACAAGGGGCGAAGCCGGATAGCAGTCTTAATGATTACAGGATTGCTGCAGGAGCGGCACTGCGTGACAACAAAATCCGCAGCATTAATCTGCTGCCCCGTGAAGACCGTGAGACGATCGTTTTTCCCTATTTCGCTATATCCTTAGCGGCAATATGGATTCTGGGTGTTGCCGGGACAGGCATTCTATATGCATCTGCCCAGGGACAATATACGGAGCGGAGTGAACAGATTCAAGCTTATCAGGACCAGAATGCAATGCTTCAGGCGGAGTTAGCCGGATTAAACAACAGTAATCCATCCTCGGGAAGTCTTGACCGGGCAGCTGTTATTGAAGCGATGTCGGCTAACCGTGCGGATGCCGCTGCCGTCCTTGACGAATTGCAGGCAGGTCTTCCTTATGGTGGAGTAATCAGAGACATTAATTATTCGTACCATGGAGAAATCGCTCTTTCATTGAACTTCACAGCAATGGAGCATAGCACAATTTATTTGACTGCACTCCGTCAGATGTCATTCTCCAAGGGAGCTTCTATTCAGAAGCTGACAGAAGGAACTCAGAATACCGGCAATTCTATCGCCAAATACACTGCTGTCTACAGAGTGGATATGGCACCTGTGGCAGAACTGAATGCAGACGCCCAGGCTCCAGCGGAAGGAGGGACGGATAGCAATGGAACAAATCAATAA
- a CDS encoding prepilin peptidase has product MTIFLACYITLIGLILGSFFNVVALRIPAGESLLRPPSHCPSCSTQLKARDLVPVLSYLFTQGKCRHCGSRISPLYMLGELATGLLFLWMYLQFGLTGKGIIGFLLVSLAVIVTVADLKFMRIPNKVLLFFLPLLSLAVLLFPETSLVSHLLGAALGGGILLLLALFGGMGMGDVKLMALLGLVLGFPNVILAFLIACLLGTMVGGTLLLTGRIQRKQHIPFGPWLAAGALLAFSYGSHLISGYLALIR; this is encoded by the coding sequence ATGACGATTTTTCTAGCATGTTACATCACGCTTATCGGTCTGATTCTGGGCTCTTTTTTTAATGTAGTGGCCTTGCGTATACCGGCAGGCGAATCGTTGCTGCGGCCGCCCTCACATTGTCCAAGCTGTAGTACACAACTGAAAGCAAGGGATCTTGTGCCTGTCTTAAGCTATTTGTTCACTCAGGGGAAGTGCCGCCACTGCGGGAGCAGGATATCACCGTTATATATGCTTGGTGAACTAGCTACAGGCTTATTATTTCTATGGATGTACCTGCAATTCGGCCTGACGGGCAAGGGGATTATTGGCTTTCTATTGGTGAGCCTGGCGGTTATTGTGACGGTAGCCGATCTTAAGTTTATGCGGATTCCGAATAAGGTTCTGCTGTTTTTTCTCCCATTACTCTCTCTAGCAGTGCTGCTGTTTCCTGAAACGTCGCTAGTCTCTCATCTGCTGGGAGCGGCGTTGGGTGGTGGTATTCTCCTGTTATTGGCCTTGTTTGGCGGAATGGGCATGGGGGATGTGAAGCTGATGGCATTGCTGGGCTTGGTATTGGGGTTCCCTAATGTCATTCTGGCCTTTCTGATCGCCTGCCTGTTAGGGACGATGGTTGGCGGTACTTTATTGCTTACGGGACGGATCCAGCGCAAGCAGCATATTCCTTTTGGACCATGGCTGGCAGCAGGAGCGCTACTTGCCTTCTCATACGGGTCACATCTTATCAGCGGTTATCTTGCGCTCATTCGTTAG
- a CDS encoding type II secretion system protein, which translates to MLAQAIRKKLGKAVKEEKGFTLIELLAVIVILGIIAVIAFPLIGKIITNTGNSADYATARQVYDAARLYVTAEEQGVFDTDSTTANTLVQVTVGEMQTAGYLDTPIFLPSTKEAIFSGTVTFTDGNLTGDTAVVLTTRVTASGTSTDTPHNFNGAKVLKSSNK; encoded by the coding sequence ATGTTGGCACAAGCAATTCGTAAGAAATTGGGCAAGGCGGTTAAAGAGGAAAAAGGGTTTACGTTGATTGAATTATTGGCTGTAATTGTGATTTTGGGGATAATTGCAGTAATAGCATTTCCTTTAATCGGTAAAATAATTACAAATACGGGGAATTCTGCAGACTATGCAACTGCCCGACAAGTATATGATGCTGCAAGATTGTATGTAACGGCTGAGGAGCAGGGAGTTTTCGATACTGATTCAACTACAGCAAATACACTAGTTCAAGTCACAGTAGGTGAAATGCAAACTGCTGGTTATTTAGATACTCCGATTTTTTTGCCGAGTACTAAAGAGGCTATTTTTAGCGGAACGGTTACTTTTACTGATGGGAATTTAACCGGTGATACAGCCGTAGTTTTGACTACAAGAGTTACTGCGAGTGGTACCTCCACAGATACACCGCACAACTTTAATGGTGCTAAAGTGCTGAAATCAAGCAATAAATAA
- a CDS encoding type II secretion system F family protein translates to MPQFEYQVKTHTGKQLKGKLTATDKSIAMEELRKRGLTVFSLVERKTTILSMEIYIGNPVKTIHFIIYCRQFATLMRAGVSIVDATRILAEQTESKPLRKALLDVNSSLLRGTAFSQAIQDHKKIFPPLFVSMIRAGEETGDLEGTLERLAVYFEKQHTTTEKIKSALTYPITVGVMAIAAVVYLLWAIVPQFVSMFESMDAELPAITKMVLALSKSIQGQWYIWLLVIILLITAYQFAKRTERGAYALDYAKLKIPVFGKLNQKGSIAQFTRTFSSLYASSVPILQSLAIVEEVAGNRVIGGYIRKASDSLRQGKPLSEPLKKAWVFPPLVTQMIAIGEETGALDQMLSKVADFYEMDVENTVDRLKSLLEPLLIAFLAGVVGIIVAAIMLPMFSLYSNM, encoded by the coding sequence ATGCCGCAATTCGAATATCAGGTTAAGACCCATACAGGGAAGCAATTGAAGGGTAAGCTCACTGCAACAGATAAATCCATAGCGATGGAAGAGCTTCGGAAACGCGGATTGACAGTGTTCTCACTTGTAGAACGCAAAACGACGATTCTGTCTATGGAGATTTATATTGGGAATCCGGTCAAGACGATTCATTTCATAATTTATTGCCGCCAGTTCGCCACGCTAATGCGTGCCGGTGTTTCTATCGTGGATGCCACCCGGATATTAGCGGAGCAGACAGAGAGTAAACCTCTACGCAAGGCATTGCTGGATGTGAATTCCAGTCTGTTAAGGGGGACGGCGTTCTCGCAAGCCATTCAGGACCATAAGAAAATATTCCCGCCGCTCTTCGTCAGTATGATCCGTGCAGGTGAGGAAACAGGAGATCTTGAAGGAACGCTAGAACGGCTTGCGGTGTATTTCGAGAAGCAGCATACAACCACCGAGAAGATCAAATCAGCACTCACCTATCCAATTACAGTTGGAGTTATGGCCATTGCGGCAGTGGTATATCTTCTCTGGGCGATTGTGCCTCAGTTCGTCAGCATGTTTGAGTCCATGGATGCAGAACTGCCCGCTATAACTAAGATGGTACTGGCACTCAGCAAAAGCATTCAAGGACAATGGTATATTTGGTTGCTGGTAATTATTCTGCTTATAACTGCCTATCAGTTTGCTAAACGGACAGAACGTGGTGCGTATGCGCTTGATTATGCAAAGCTCAAGATTCCGGTGTTCGGCAAACTGAATCAAAAGGGCTCCATTGCGCAATTCACGCGAACCTTCTCCTCGTTATATGCCAGCTCAGTGCCTATTCTTCAATCGCTCGCGATTGTGGAAGAAGTGGCGGGTAACCGGGTAATAGGCGGATATATCCGCAAGGCTAGTGATTCTCTGCGCCAGGGTAAGCCGTTATCAGAGCCGTTGAAGAAAGCCTGGGTATTTCCGCCGCTGGTTACGCAGATGATTGCCATCGGTGAAGAGACAGGGGCACTGGATCAGATGCTCTCCAAGGTTGCTGATTTCTATGAAATGGATGTAGAGAATACTGTTGACCGCTTGAAATCGCTCCTTGAGCCGTTGCTGATTGCTTTTCTGGCAGGTGTGGTTGGAATCATAGTAGCAGCCATAATGCTGCCTATGTTCAGTCTTTACAGCAATATGTGA
- a CDS encoding type IV pilus twitching motility protein PilT, giving the protein MPLFNRDIVQLLHMAFTSKASDLHISVGSPPVIRIDGMLHTLEGENIVPEESASMADALLGSSRSEIFRDIGEMDFSYPLDNGVRYRVNVYRQRGEVSIAARAIPVEIPTLEQLSLPPILSSLAMKPQGLILVTGPTGSGKSSTLAAMLHHINRTERKHIVTLEDPIEFLHTHGTCLIDQREVGSDTGSFASGLRAALRQDPDVILVGEMRDLETMSAAVTAAETGHLVMATLHTTDAPQTIDRIIDTFPGHQQGQIRSQLASVLLAVLSQRLFPRAGGRGRLSATELLINTPAVANLIRTEKTHQLKNVMQTGRSLGMHTLEMNIREQLQYGLIKPEAAKAYLTEVGS; this is encoded by the coding sequence ATGCCATTATTCAATCGTGATATTGTTCAGCTGCTGCACATGGCCTTTACTTCCAAAGCTTCGGATTTGCACATATCTGTTGGATCGCCACCGGTTATCCGGATAGATGGAATGCTTCATACGCTGGAGGGAGAGAACATCGTCCCCGAAGAATCAGCAAGCATGGCGGACGCTTTGCTTGGCAGCAGCAGGAGTGAAATCTTCCGCGATATTGGAGAAATGGATTTCTCTTACCCTCTGGACAACGGAGTCCGGTATCGTGTCAATGTGTATAGGCAAAGAGGAGAAGTCAGTATAGCAGCGAGGGCAATACCTGTAGAGATTCCAACTCTTGAACAGTTATCATTGCCTCCCATACTCTCCAGTCTCGCTATGAAACCACAGGGTCTAATATTAGTAACGGGTCCCACAGGCAGCGGTAAATCCTCAACACTTGCCGCAATGCTGCATCATATTAACAGGACAGAACGCAAACATATTGTTACTCTGGAAGATCCGATAGAATTCCTGCATACCCACGGCACTTGTCTAATAGATCAGCGTGAGGTAGGAAGTGACACCGGCAGCTTCGCCAGCGGATTACGGGCTGCGCTCCGGCAGGACCCTGATGTGATTCTGGTAGGCGAGATGCGTGATCTGGAGACGATGTCGGCAGCAGTTACGGCTGCGGAGACCGGACACCTTGTGATGGCCACTCTACATACGACAGATGCACCGCAGACGATTGACCGGATTATTGATACGTTTCCAGGCCATCAGCAAGGTCAGATTCGTTCACAGCTGGCCTCGGTTCTGCTGGCGGTACTCTCGCAGCGCCTGTTCCCGCGGGCAGGAGGCCGGGGGCGGCTAAGTGCAACGGAACTGTTAATCAATACTCCGGCTGTGGCTAACCTAATTCGCACGGAAAAGACCCATCAGCTCAAAAATGTGATGCAAACCGGGCGTTCACTCGGAATGCACACGCTTGAAATGAACATCCGCGAACAATTGCAGTACGGGCTTATTAAACCTGAAGCTGCCAAAGCCTATCTCACGGAGGTGGGCAGCTGA
- a CDS encoding GspE/PulE family protein has translation MAIMKKRLGDLLVENGIISQEQLEEALVEQRKTKRKLGDLLINQGYITEQQLIEVLEFQLGIPHVSLFKYQIDPAITQIIPESMAKRYQVLPFMKEGSKLMVAMADPLDYFAIEDLRMSTGFRIEPAISSRDELTRAIARHYGMRDSMSQMMVELPTQEEIEETEITDEDSPIVRLVNQMIQQAVSLRASDIHVDPGENNLSIRYRIDGTLRTERIIPKQMQGFITARLKIMARLNIAERRLPQDGRIKMQFDYKMVDIRVSSLPTMHGEKIVLRLLDLSTGVKSVDTLGFSDGNAEAFRDMISKPYGILLITGPTGSGKSTTLYSALSQLNTENANIITIEDPVEYQLEGVNQVHVNPAIGLTFAAGLRSILRQDPNIVMVGEIRDTETAEIAVRASLTGHLVLSTLHTNDAISTISRLRDMGVEPYLIASSLLGVVAQRLVRKICPDCKEEHKPTEQEAIMLRRHSLPAEVIYRGRGCGNCNNTGYRGRIAIHEVLKINDRMRQLITDSASIEELRAAGREQGMVQLMEDGFIKVSKGITTLQEVMRETVSH, from the coding sequence ATGGCTATCATGAAGAAGAGACTGGGAGATTTGCTTGTAGAAAACGGGATTATCTCTCAAGAACAGCTTGAAGAAGCGCTAGTGGAGCAACGTAAAACCAAACGCAAGCTGGGGGATCTTCTAATTAATCAAGGGTATATCACTGAGCAACAGCTCATTGAAGTGCTGGAGTTTCAGTTAGGTATTCCCCATGTAAGCCTGTTTAAATATCAAATTGACCCGGCGATCACGCAGATTATCCCTGAGAGTATGGCTAAACGCTATCAAGTGCTCCCTTTCATGAAGGAAGGCAGCAAGCTGATGGTGGCGATGGCAGATCCCTTGGATTATTTCGCCATTGAAGATTTGCGCATGAGCACCGGATTCCGGATTGAACCGGCGATCTCCAGCCGGGACGAGCTGACAAGAGCGATAGCCAGACACTATGGCATGCGGGACTCTATGAGCCAGATGATGGTTGAGCTTCCTACTCAGGAAGAAATAGAAGAAACAGAAATTACGGATGAGGATTCACCGATTGTGCGTCTGGTCAACCAGATGATTCAGCAGGCAGTTTCATTACGGGCTTCGGATATTCATGTCGACCCGGGTGAGAATAATCTCTCCATCCGTTACCGGATTGACGGAACTTTACGTACAGAGCGGATCATTCCTAAGCAAATGCAGGGTTTTATAACCGCAAGACTTAAGATTATGGCCCGCTTAAACATAGCAGAACGGCGATTACCGCAGGATGGCCGGATCAAAATGCAGTTTGACTACAAGATGGTCGATATACGTGTATCTTCGCTCCCAACTATGCATGGCGAGAAGATCGTACTGCGGCTCTTGGATCTAAGTACCGGAGTGAAGTCGGTAGATACCCTGGGATTCAGTGACGGAAACGCGGAAGCCTTCAGAGATATGATCAGCAAGCCGTACGGAATACTCCTGATTACAGGCCCGACGGGCAGCGGTAAATCAACAACCTTATATTCAGCCTTGAGTCAGTTGAACACTGAAAATGCAAATATTATCACAATTGAAGATCCGGTGGAGTATCAGCTTGAAGGCGTTAATCAGGTACATGTGAATCCGGCAATTGGCCTGACCTTCGCAGCAGGCCTCCGTTCCATTCTCCGCCAGGACCCGAATATCGTTATGGTAGGGGAAATACGGGATACGGAAACTGCAGAAATTGCTGTGCGTGCTTCGCTGACAGGACATCTCGTCTTGTCCACATTGCATACAAATGATGCCATCAGTACGATCTCAAGATTGCGTGATATGGGTGTTGAGCCCTATCTGATTGCATCTTCGCTACTGGGGGTTGTCGCTCAGCGGCTGGTACGCAAAATTTGCCCGGATTGCAAAGAGGAGCACAAGCCTACAGAACAGGAAGCAATTATGTTAAGGCGCCATAGTCTGCCTGCTGAGGTGATATACCGCGGGAGAGGCTGTGGTAACTGCAACAATACGGGCTACCGGGGCCGGATTGCCATACATGAGGTGCTGAAGATTAATGATCGTATGCGGCAGTTGATTACCGACTCTGCTTCCATAGAAGAGCTTCGTGCAGCCGGCAGAGAACAGGGAATGGTGCAATTGATGGAGGACGGGTTCATCAAAGTGTCCAAAGGAATTACAACATTGCAGGAAGTAATGCGTGAGACGGTATCGCATTAG